From the genome of Rhizobium binae, one region includes:
- a CDS encoding pseudouridine-5'-phosphate glycosidase, protein MTQPTSPLLPIAYSKEVANAKQRGAPLVALESTIITHGMPYPGNIEMARSVETIIREQGAVPATIAVIHGTLHVGLEAAELEQLAKATDVMKVSRADLAFAIAERRTGATTVAATMIAAARAGIRVFATGGIGGVHRGAEETFDISADLEELARTGVIVVCAGAKAILDIPKTLEVLETRGVPVVTYESEEFPAFWSRSSGLRSPLSLNSPAAIANFQATREQLGIDGGMLIANPVPEADEIPREEMEIYIERALDSAERDEVTGKAVTPYLLSTIFDLTDGQSLKTNIALVENNARLAAEIAVALGS, encoded by the coding sequence ATGACCCAGCCCACCTCCCCTCTTCTGCCGATTGCCTATTCCAAGGAGGTCGCCAACGCCAAGCAGCGCGGCGCACCGCTGGTGGCGCTGGAATCGACCATCATCACCCACGGCATGCCCTATCCCGGCAATATCGAGATGGCCCGCAGCGTCGAGACCATCATTCGCGAACAGGGTGCGGTGCCGGCAACGATCGCCGTCATTCACGGCACGCTGCATGTCGGTCTCGAGGCAGCCGAACTGGAGCAGCTCGCCAAGGCGACCGACGTGATGAAGGTATCGCGCGCCGATCTCGCCTTTGCGATCGCCGAACGCCGCACCGGCGCCACCACGGTCGCGGCGACGATGATCGCTGCGGCGCGCGCCGGCATCCGCGTCTTTGCGACGGGCGGCATCGGCGGCGTGCACCGCGGCGCCGAGGAAACCTTCGATATCTCGGCCGATCTCGAGGAACTGGCCCGCACCGGTGTCATCGTCGTCTGCGCCGGCGCCAAGGCGATCCTCGACATTCCGAAGACGCTGGAAGTGCTGGAAACCCGCGGCGTGCCTGTCGTCACCTATGAGAGCGAAGAATTCCCGGCTTTCTGGTCGCGTTCCTCGGGGCTTCGCAGCCCGCTGTCGCTGAACAGCCCGGCGGCCATTGCCAATTTCCAGGCGACGCGCGAACAGCTCGGCATCGACGGCGGCATGCTGATCGCCAATCCGGTGCCGGAAGCCGACGAGATCCCGCGCGAGGAGATGGAGATCTACATCGAGCGGGCCCTGGACAGCGCCGAACGCGACGAAGTGACCGGCAAGGCGGTAACACCCTATCTGCTCTCGACGATTTTCGACCTCACGGACGGCCAGAGCCTGAAAACGAATATCGCGCTTGTCGAGAACAATGCGCGGCTGGCGGCAGAGATTGCGGTGGCGCTCGGGTCATAA
- the alaS gene encoding alanine--tRNA ligase has translation MSGVNDIRSTFLDYFQKNGHEIVPSSPLVPRNDPTLMFTNAGMVQFKNVFTGLEKRPYSTATTSQKCVRAGGKHNDLDNVGYTARHLTFFEMLGNFSFGDYFKENAIELAWKLVTEGFDLPKHRLLVTVYSEDEEAATLWKKIAGFSDDKIIRIPTSDNFWQMGDTGPCGPCSEIFIDQGENVWGGPPGSPEEDGDRFLEFWNLVFMQFEQIEPGVRNPLPRPSIDTGMGLERMACILQGVQSVFDTDLFRTLTGAIEDAVGVKAEGNASHRVIADHLRSSAFLIADGVLPSNEGRGYVLRRIMRRAMRHAQLLGAKEPLICKLLPTLVQQMGRAYPELVRAEALISETLKLEENRFRKTLERGLSLLSDATADLSKGDMLDGETAFKLYDTYGFPLDLTQDALRAREIGVDISGFTDAMQRQKAEARSHWAGSGEKATETVWFELREKHGATEFLGYDTEAAEGVVQAIVKDGAVAEGAKAGDKVQIVVNQTPFYGESGGQVGDTGVISSDHGKIEISDTQKKGEGLFVHSGTVVEGAINAGDAVALMVDHARRSRLRANHSATHLLHEALREVLGTHVAQKGSLVAPERLRFDVSHPKPMTAEELKIVEEMANEIVLQNAPVTTRLMSVDDAIAEGAMALFGEKYGDEVRVVSMGTGLRGAKSNKPYSVELCGGTHVSATGQIGLVRILGESAVGAGVRRLEAVTGESAREYLAEQDDRVKTLAASLKVQPSEVLSRVEALMDERRKLEKELADARRKLAMGGGQGGSADAVRDVAGIKFLGKSISGVDPKDLKGLADDGKTSIGSGVVALIGVSEDGKASAVVAVTPDLVERYSAVELVRVASAALGGKGGGGRPDMAQAGGPDGSKADEAIEAVALALAG, from the coding sequence ATGAGCGGCGTGAACGATATCCGGTCGACCTTCCTCGACTATTTCCAGAAGAACGGCCACGAGATCGTTCCGTCGAGCCCGCTCGTGCCGCGCAACGACCCGACGCTGATGTTCACCAATGCCGGCATGGTGCAGTTCAAGAACGTCTTCACCGGCCTGGAAAAGCGTCCTTATTCCACTGCGACGACCTCGCAGAAATGCGTGCGCGCCGGCGGAAAGCATAACGATCTCGACAATGTCGGCTATACCGCGCGCCACCTGACTTTCTTCGAAATGCTCGGCAACTTCTCATTTGGCGACTATTTCAAGGAGAATGCGATCGAGCTTGCCTGGAAGCTCGTGACCGAAGGTTTCGACCTGCCGAAGCATCGCCTGCTGGTAACCGTCTATTCGGAAGACGAGGAGGCAGCAACGCTGTGGAAGAAGATTGCCGGTTTTTCCGACGATAAGATCATCCGCATCCCGACTTCCGACAATTTCTGGCAGATGGGCGATACCGGTCCGTGCGGTCCATGCTCTGAAATCTTCATCGACCAGGGCGAGAACGTCTGGGGCGGCCCTCCCGGTTCGCCGGAGGAAGACGGCGACCGGTTCCTGGAGTTCTGGAATCTCGTCTTCATGCAGTTCGAACAGATCGAGCCCGGCGTTCGCAATCCGCTACCGCGTCCGTCGATCGACACCGGCATGGGCCTTGAGCGCATGGCCTGCATTCTCCAGGGCGTACAGAGCGTCTTCGACACGGATTTGTTCCGCACGCTGACCGGCGCCATCGAAGATGCCGTCGGCGTCAAGGCCGAGGGCAATGCCAGCCATCGCGTCATCGCCGATCACCTGCGCTCTTCGGCCTTCCTGATCGCCGACGGCGTCCTGCCTTCGAACGAAGGCCGCGGTTATGTGCTGCGCCGTATCATGCGCCGCGCCATGCGCCATGCTCAGCTTCTCGGCGCCAAGGAGCCACTGATCTGCAAGCTGCTGCCGACGCTGGTGCAGCAGATGGGCCGGGCCTATCCGGAGCTTGTGCGTGCCGAAGCGCTGATCTCCGAGACGCTGAAGCTCGAGGAAAACCGATTCCGCAAGACGCTGGAGCGCGGCCTGTCGCTTCTGTCCGATGCGACTGCCGACCTTTCCAAGGGCGACATGCTGGATGGCGAGACGGCTTTCAAGCTCTACGATACCTACGGCTTCCCGCTCGACCTGACGCAGGATGCGCTGCGTGCCCGTGAAATCGGTGTCGACATCTCCGGCTTCACCGACGCGATGCAGCGCCAGAAAGCCGAAGCCCGGTCGCATTGGGCCGGTTCCGGCGAGAAGGCGACCGAAACCGTCTGGTTCGAGCTCAGGGAAAAGCATGGCGCAACCGAGTTCCTCGGTTACGACACTGAAGCAGCCGAAGGGGTGGTGCAGGCAATCGTCAAGGACGGCGCTGTCGCCGAAGGAGCCAAGGCTGGCGACAAGGTGCAGATCGTCGTCAACCAGACGCCGTTCTACGGCGAATCCGGTGGCCAGGTGGGCGATACCGGCGTCATATCGTCCGATCACGGAAAGATCGAGATATCCGACACGCAGAAGAAGGGCGAAGGCCTCTTCGTGCATTCCGGAACCGTGGTCGAAGGCGCAATCAACGCCGGCGACGCCGTTGCCTTGATGGTCGATCATGCCCGCCGTTCGCGCCTGCGCGCCAACCACTCGGCAACCCATTTACTGCATGAAGCGCTGCGCGAGGTGCTCGGTACGCATGTTGCCCAGAAGGGGTCGCTGGTCGCGCCGGAGCGCCTGCGTTTCGACGTTTCGCATCCGAAGCCGATGACGGCCGAAGAGTTGAAGATCGTCGAAGAGATGGCAAACGAGATCGTGCTGCAGAATGCGCCGGTCACGACCCGCCTGATGAGTGTCGACGACGCCATTGCGGAAGGCGCCATGGCGCTGTTCGGCGAGAAATACGGCGATGAGGTGCGGGTCGTCTCGATGGGCACGGGCCTTCGTGGCGCCAAGAGCAACAAGCCTTACTCGGTCGAGCTTTGCGGCGGCACGCATGTGTCGGCGACCGGCCAGATCGGCCTTGTCCGCATCCTCGGTGAGAGCGCCGTCGGCGCCGGCGTTCGCCGTCTCGAAGCGGTGACCGGCGAATCGGCGCGCGAATATCTCGCCGAGCAGGATGATCGCGTAAAGACGCTCGCCGCCTCGCTGAAAGTTCAGCCGTCGGAGGTTCTGTCGCGCGTCGAGGCGCTGATGGATGAGCGCCGCAAGCTGGAAAAGGAATTGGCCGACGCCAGGCGTAAGCTCGCCATGGGTGGCGGGCAGGGTGGTTCTGCCGATGCCGTGCGCGACGTCGCCGGGATCAAGTTCCTCGGCAAGTCGATATCGGGCGTCGATCCAAAGGACCTTAAAGGTCTTGCCGATGACGGCAAGACCAGCATCGGCTCCGGCGTCGTCGCCCTTATCGGCGTATCCGAAGACGGCAAGGCGAGTGCGGTCGTCGCGGTCACGCCGGATCTCGTCGAGCGCTACAGCGCGGTCGAACTTGTCCGCGTTGCCTCGGCAGCCCTCGGCGGCAAGGGCGGCGGTGGCCGCCCCGACATGGCGCAGGCTGGCGGTCCGGATGGATCGAAGGCCGATGAGGCGATCGAGGCGGTAGCTTTGGCGCTCGCCGGCTGA
- the recA gene encoding recombinase RecA, which translates to MSQNSLRLVEDKSVDKSKALEAALSQIERSFGKGSIMKLGSNENVIEIETISTGSLGLDIALGVGGLPKGRIIEIYGPESSGKTTLALQTIAESQKKGGICAFVDAEHALDPVYARKLGVDLQNLLISQPDTGEQALEITDTLVRSGAVDVLVVDSVAALTPRAEIEGEMGDSLPGLQARLMSQALRKLTASISKSNTMVIFINQIRMKIGVMFGSPETTTGGNALKFYASVRLDIRRIGSVKEREEVIGNQTRVKVVKNKMAPPFKQVEFDIMYGEGVSKTGELVDLGVKAGIVEKSGAWFSYNSQRLGQGRENAKTFLRDNPDLAREIELALRQNAGLIADRFLQNGGPDADDGDAAADL; encoded by the coding sequence ATGTCTCAGAATTCATTGCGGCTGGTAGAGGACAAATCGGTGGACAAAAGCAAGGCGCTTGAAGCGGCACTCTCACAGATTGAGCGGTCGTTCGGCAAGGGCTCGATCATGAAACTCGGCTCCAACGAGAACGTCATCGAAATCGAGACGATTTCGACGGGTTCGCTTGGGCTCGATATCGCGCTTGGCGTCGGTGGTCTGCCGAAGGGCCGCATCATCGAAATTTACGGGCCGGAAAGCTCGGGTAAAACGACGCTTGCGCTGCAGACCATCGCTGAATCGCAGAAGAAGGGCGGCATCTGCGCCTTTGTCGATGCCGAACATGCGCTCGATCCCGTCTATGCCCGCAAGCTGGGCGTCGATCTCCAGAACCTTCTGATCTCCCAGCCCGATACAGGCGAGCAGGCGCTTGAGATTACCGATACGCTGGTGCGCTCCGGCGCCGTCGACGTTCTGGTCGTCGACTCGGTTGCTGCACTGACGCCGCGCGCCGAAATCGAGGGCGAAATGGGCGACAGCCTTCCCGGCCTTCAGGCGCGCCTGATGAGCCAGGCGCTGCGCAAGCTGACCGCCTCGATCTCCAAGTCGAATACCATGGTGATCTTCATCAACCAGATCCGCATGAAGATCGGCGTCATGTTCGGTTCGCCGGAAACGACGACGGGCGGCAATGCGCTGAAATTCTATGCTTCCGTGCGCCTCGACATCCGCCGCATTGGTTCGGTCAAGGAGCGCGAAGAGGTGATCGGCAACCAGACCCGCGTCAAGGTCGTCAAGAACAAGATGGCGCCGCCCTTCAAGCAGGTCGAATTCGACATTATGTATGGTGAAGGCGTGTCGAAGACCGGCGAACTCGTCGATCTCGGCGTCAAGGCTGGTATCGTCGAAAAGTCCGGCGCCTGGTTCTCCTATAATAGCCAGCGTCTCGGCCAAGGCCGCGAAAACGCCAAGACCTTTCTGCGCGACAATCCGGATCTCGCCCGTGAGATCGAGCTGGCGTTGCGCCAGAATGCCGGTCTCATCGCCGACCGTTTCCTGCAGAACGGCGGACCGGATGCAGACGACGGCGATGCCGCCGCGGATTTGTAA
- a CDS encoding carbohydrate kinase family protein, producing the protein MEKKILVLGGAHIDRRGRISGETAPGASNPGTWFEEPGGGGFNAARNLARLGFQVTMISPRGGDPIGEMVGEAADFAGIDDRPFVFLDRKSPSYTAIIEKDGNLVIALADMDLYRFFVPRRLSIRWVREAFAAHDFILFDANLPEETIAAIVAKARSLGKPVAAIAISPAKVVRLKPCIGDIDYLFLNEAEAAALAGERPDDAGGWPPLLNEIGIRSAVVTRGRRELVALCGGRAVALQPPIAETLADVTGAGDSLAAGTLAALMHGLPLEQAIRYGTAAAALTVQSLHAVNENLTPDLLNEALALVPEIRILH; encoded by the coding sequence ATGGAGAAAAAGATTCTTGTTCTCGGCGGCGCCCATATCGACCGGCGCGGCCGCATTTCCGGAGAAACGGCACCGGGCGCCAGCAATCCCGGCACCTGGTTCGAGGAGCCGGGCGGCGGCGGCTTCAATGCGGCGCGCAACCTTGCAAGGCTCGGTTTTCAGGTGACGATGATTTCGCCGCGCGGCGGAGATCCCATTGGCGAGATGGTCGGCGAAGCTGCCGATTTCGCCGGCATCGACGACCGGCCGTTCGTTTTCCTCGACCGCAAGTCACCGAGCTACACCGCGATCATCGAAAAGGACGGCAACCTCGTGATCGCTCTTGCCGATATGGATCTCTACCGCTTCTTCGTGCCGCGGCGCCTCTCCATCCGCTGGGTGCGCGAGGCTTTCGCCGCGCATGATTTCATCCTTTTCGACGCCAATCTGCCGGAAGAGACGATCGCGGCAATCGTCGCCAAGGCGCGATCGCTGGGCAAACCGGTTGCGGCGATCGCCATTTCGCCGGCTAAGGTCGTCAGGCTGAAACCCTGCATCGGGGATATCGACTACCTGTTCCTGAACGAGGCCGAAGCCGCCGCCCTTGCCGGTGAACGGCCGGACGACGCCGGCGGCTGGCCGCCGCTGCTGAACGAGATCGGCATCAGGAGCGCCGTCGTCACCCGCGGCCGACGCGAACTCGTCGCGCTTTGCGGCGGCCGCGCGGTGGCGCTGCAGCCGCCGATCGCCGAGACTCTCGCCGATGTCACCGGCGCCGGCGATTCCCTTGCCGCCGGCACGCTCGCTGCCTTGATGCATGGCCTGCCGCTCGAGCAAGCCATCCGCTACGGCACCGCGGCAGCAGCGCTGACCGTGCAGTCGCTGCATGCCGTCAACGAAAATCTGACCCCGGATCTGCTGAATGAGGCGCTTGCCCTTGTTCCCGAAATCAGAATTCTGCATTGA